The sequence TGGTCAGCGGTGCTACATCAGTAACTGCATAATTGATAAAAATGTAGCCATCGGAAATGATGTGCGCATTGTGGGTGGAAATCACCTAGAAGATGGCGACCACAAATATCACTACGTACGGGATGGCATTGTGATTGTGAAGAAGAATACGGTAATACCGGATGGCACAATCATCTAAACTATTTTAGCAGTTTAACAGATGGTGAAAAACTAACTTCATCTCCGGCTCTTATTCTGAAAGTATTTATGATGATACTTCCAAGATTGTACAGATAGGGAATCCCAAAAATAATCGGCTGAAATAAAATAGGTGAGATGTTTAGGTAGTCAAACAACCCCTCCAGCCAGAAGCCAATGTCTAATTGGAGTATGGGTATCATGAAAAGTAAACCTTGCATCAGATAAATGAGTGCCGTGAATGTGAGCTGGAAGTTGATCACTTTTCGGCCAATCATATCAGCTTTCTTGACTCTATCTTTTCTTGAAATCCATATAACAAGTGGAAGGATAACCCCAAGGATTGGTGTAAATAGAAAGCCGAGCGCCGAAAGACTCATCACAACTAAGGTGGATTGATCTTCAACTTGATTCCATTCTAAAAGCTGATCGGGGGTGACTTCCAGCGCTTCCGTAATTCGTAGGAGGGTATCACCTCTGGGTTCAGTTTCTGCATTTTCAACTCGCTGAATAGTCCTTAGGCTCAGTTCCGTTTTCTCGGCAAGGAGTTCCTGCGAAAAACCTTTTTGATTCCGGATGTTTTTTATCTGATTCGCTAAATCGGTACTCATAGAAATTTGGTTGCGTTAGAATTCACGCAAAACATAGATGCTGCAGTGCTTTTATAGTACGACATCTACCCGACATTTTAGCGACATATGTGTCTATATGTCTATTTGAAACCAAAGAATCTATTTCGTTATTAAATTCTGAACAACTCATCTTGCAATATCAGAGACTGTATTCTAATCCTTATTTGGATGAAACTAACGGAGAAAAGGTATAGCGGGTTGATAAAAGCCATTATTATTGCTTCGGATTTTGAAAGTATTAAAAGCAATAATGAAAATATTATATAGAATCATACAGATTAGAAATATCTGGTAAACAAGTAAAGCTTGCTGGTAAGCAGTTAAGTACTCTCCAATGTTCTCCAGTGCTATGTTACCACTATACATGTAGTAGCTGATCGTACCCACCAATAGGACAATAGACCATGTTATTTGAAAGTTTATAATATTCTTACCAATCTCATCAACCCTGTCAATAATATTCTTTTTCAATATCCAAAGCAGTGAAGGGACTAAAACACCAACAATGGGAAAGAGGATAGAGCAGAACTGAGTCAGGTTTAATACAATCAGGTACGAGCTATCTTGGGGCTTATGCATTTGAATTAACTCATCAGGTGCTATTTGGAATACTTCAGCAATTCGCGATAAAGTATCACCCATGGGCTTGGTTTCATTGTTCTCAACTCGCTGAATTGTTCGAAGGCTTAACCCAGTTAATTCTGCCAATTTTTCTTGTGAGAAGCCTCTCTGTACTCGGAACGCCTTTACGTTATTAGATAGTGACATATATAAATATTCATTAAAGTAAATGTCTACAAAACATAGACCTGTGGTTCTTAAAATTGTACGACAAGTTTAAGACATCCTTACGGCAAGCTTGTCTTATCCTGAATTTTAAAAATAAAAAAAGCCTCAACCCAAAAGGGAAGAGGCTTTGAATTTTCTTAAATACAGAAACTGTGATTAAGCAGTTTCAAGCATTTTCTTAATTGTAACACCAATCTCAGCCGGACTTTCAACTACAGTAATTCCAGCTGCAGCAAGAGCTTTCTTTTTCTCTTGAGCGGTTCCTTTACCACCAGAGATGATTGCACCTGCGTGTCCCATTCGACGTCCCGGAGGAGCCGTTGAGCCTGCAATAAATGCTACAACAGGTTTCTGGCAATTATCTTTAATCCAGGCAGCTGCTTCTTCTTCAGCAGTTCCGCCAATTTCTCCAATCAAAACAATAGAGTCGGTATCAGGATCATCGTTCAGCATTTTAACAGCATCAAGGTGAGTGGTTCCAATAACAGGATCGCCACCAATTCCAATTGCTGTACTTTGGCCAAGACCTTCTTTGGTAAGCTGGTCAACGGCTTCGTAGGTAAGAGTACCTGAACGGGATATAAGCCCAACCTTGCCCGGTGTAAAAATACTGCCTGGCATAATTCCAACTTTAGCTTCTCCCGGAGTTATAACACCCGGACAGTTAGGTCCAATCAAAGTTGCTCCATGACTGCTTACAATCTGCTTGGCTACAATCATGTCTTTAACAGGAATACCTTCTGTAATACAGATAATTACTTCAATTCCGGCAAAAGCTGCTTCAGTAATAGCATCACCGGCAAATGCAGGAGGTACAAAAATTACGGAAGTATTAGCATTTACTTCTTTAACCGCTTCAGCAACGGTATTAAAAACGGGTCGGTCTAAATGGGTTTGTCCACCTTTTCCGGGAGTAACACCACCAACTACATTGGTACCGTATTCAATCATTTGTCCGGCGTGGAAGCTACCCTCGCTTCCGGTAAATCCCTGAACAATCAGGCGGGTATCATTTCCAACTAATACACTCATTTTGTCTTTTTTGAGGTTCAAATTCGGGATTGAGAATATAGCATCTCTGCATGCGAATTGAAATGCTAAATTGTTAAGTAAAGTTTCAGAACGGGGAATCTGATTAGATTTTTCAACTGTAACCCCAATAATTCATGAAACTCAATAAACAAACTCAATGTTAGTTGATTAAATCAAAGAAAAAATAAATCAATACGATTATGAGTTTAAAGAATAAGACAAAGAAAGAGTTACAAAATAGAATTAATGAACTGGAAGGAATTATTGCCAAAAAAGGCGTTGGTTCTGATTATTTATCAAAAGCAGAAAGAATACAAAGGGATTTAAATCTTGCTCTGATTCTGGGTGGGGCAGCTGCCTTGGTTGGTGTGACTGCCTGGACGTTATTCAGCTCTACCGATGAATAATTTCACCGCTTAGAGGATTCTTATACAGCAGTAACGATATTTAACGGTGAACTTCATTGATTTCTAAAAGACTCGCCCTATATTAAAGGCTGTATTTATTTTAAAAAACCACTCTCATAAACCTTTAGGATCTATGAAACGATTATCATATTTATTCTCACTATTACTTTTAATCACGCCCATGGCCTTAATTCAGGCACAAACAACCCCTGATGGGCAATCAGAAGCGATGCGAGGATTTGCCCAGGCAGTTTCTATAGCGGACGGCGCTGTATTTATCGGTGAACCTTCTAACGTACATCAGCCCGGAGCTGTTTATGTTTTTGGGAAGTCCGGTGACGAATGGACGCAACAACATCAGTTGATGGCAACCAATGGTAAAATTGGTGATGGCTTTGGGTCTTCAGTATCAGCTGACGGTAACTTCCTTATTGTTGGAGCACCTGAAATGAATGGAGAACAGGGCGCTGCTTTTCTTTTTGAAAAGTCCGGTTCCGGAAGCTGGAGTCAAATAGCAGAATTTATGCTGCCTGAAGATTCTTTTGAAAGCGCATTAGGTTCAAGTGTAATGCTGAGTGGTAATTATGCTTTTGTCGGTGCGCCTGATCACGCGGACGGATTAGGAGCTGTATTAGTGTACAGCCGATCCAATTCTGGAAATTGGACAGAAACGGCAAGCATTGTGAATCCTGATACTGCCGGGTCTAACTTTGGTTCAAGCCTTGCAATGGATGGAATGAATTTAGTAGTCGGTGCACCTCAGCGAGGTGGCGGTGCCGTACATGTATTTGCTAATCAAGGTTCTGAATGGATGCACAGTGCGTCATTAACCAGTGACCAGGCAGCAGATCGTAGTCAGTTTGGTACTTCGATTGGAATTCATGGTGACCAGATCTTAGTTGGAGCTCCTCGAAATGATGGAGCAGCCGGAACCGTATTTGTATTCCGTAGCGAAGATGGCGAGTGGAGCGAAAGCGGACGCCTATCAGCTTTTGACGGTCAGTCACCATATTTATTCGGAAGTTCGATTTCTGTAGTCGAGTCCGGAGTATGGATCGGGGCACCTAATGCCGCTGGTGGAAAAGGAACTATTTATCAGTTTCAGTCTGATGAAAATGGAATGTGGACAGGATCTTCAAAAATGCCAATGAGCTCACAAGAAGCCGGAGATTATTTTTCAGGAACACTTGCTGTAGATGGTGATGTGGCCGTTGCCGGAATGACCGGAGCCGATTATGGAGAAGGTTCTGCTGCCATCCTTGAGAAAAACGATACGGGAAGCTGGACAACTCAGAATGTTGTATTCGGTGAAGGTGGAAACACATTACAGCCTATTACCAATGGCAGACTTGACTGTAGTGACGGTAAAGCAGACCGTTTTGGCTGTAGCAATGTTGACTTAATTTCATTTATGCCTGTTGGATCTATTGGCGGTGACCGAGGCGTTCGTTTGAATGACCTTTGGGGCTGGACAGATCCGGTGACTGGCAAAGAATATGCTCTGGTTGGTAGAAACGAAGGAACATCTTTCGTAGATCTTAGTGATCCAGGTAATCCTATCTATGTAGCCAACCTTCCTATGACAGAAGGCTCAAGAGCTAATGTTTGGCGAGATATCAAAGTGTATAAAAACCACGCTTATATTGTTGCTGATGGAGCGGGCGAACACGGAATGCAGGTTCTTGACCTAACCCAGCTGCGCAAGTTTGATGGTGACCCGATGGAGCTGGAAGCCACAGCGATGTACGAGAATATTCACAGTGCACACAACGTGGTTATTAATGAAGAATCAGGTTTTGCATTTATTGTAGGAAGCAGCGGCGGTGGACAAACTTGTGGCGGCGGTTTACACATGGTGAATATTCAAGATCCGGCCAACCCAACGTTTGCAGGATGTTTTGCTGATCCTTCTACAGGAAGAAGCGGAACCGGTTATTCTCATGATGCACAGTGTGTAATTTATGATGGCCCCGATGAAGAACACCAGGGAAGTGAAATCTGCTTTGGTGCTAACGAAACAGCGATCAGTATTGCAGACGTAACCGATAAAGAAAATCCGGTAGCTCTTTCAACAGGTTCTTATCCTGATTACGGATACGTTCACCAGGGATGGTTAACAGAAGATCATCGATATTTCTTCCAGAATGATGAACTTGATGAGTTGATGGGGAATGTGGACAAAACCCGAACTATTGTTTGGGATGTAAGTGATTTGGATGATCCTCAGTTTGTTAGAGAGTATTTCCTAGAAAATGCCTCTTCTGATCACAATTTATATATCAAAGATGACTTGATGTATCAGTCTAACTATGTAAGTGGTCTGCAGGTTATTGATGTAAGTGACCCGGCAAACCCACAGAAAGTTGGAAGTTTTGATACGCATCCATTCACTGAAGACGCACCTGGTTTCTCCGGAACGTGGAGTAACTATCCTTACTTCAAAAGTGGCATCGTTATTATGACCAGTGGTCGTGAAGGCCTTTTTGTACTGGAGACAAACGAACAAGCCATAAATCAGTAAACGATTTATTTAAGGCAACTTTAGATGACCTTCAATAGAGGTCTTTCTGAAGTTGCCTTTTTTCTATTCAACAAATCCTCAATTTTATGGAAGCTCGAATTATGACTTTTCTGCGAACTTTCTTCATCACGGCCTTAACGATTGGTCTTGGATTGATATCAGGAGTGGCTGAAGCTCAATCAACCCAAAATATGTACGTTTGTAATCAGGGTTCAGCAACCTTAATGGTGATTGATACTCAGACTCATGAAATAATCGAAACTATTGATCTCCAGGAGCTGGGCTATTCTGCAAATGCAAAACCACATCATGCTATTGCAGAGCCGGATGGTTCATTTTGGTATGTCACTTTAATCGGTGAAAACAAGGTGCTAAAATTCAACAGAGAAAATGAACTGGTAGATGAAGTAAGCCTTGAAGTTCCGGGCCTTATGGCTATGCATCCAAATAAAGATGAGCTTTTTGTTGGGCGATCTATGAGTGCCGTAAATCCGCCGCAGAGCTTTGGAGTGATAGAGCGCTCGAGCATGAGTCTGAATAAAGAAGTAGAGGTGTTCTTCTCAAGACCACATGCCATCGCAGCTAATTCTAAGGATAACTGGACGTTTATAGCCAGCCTTTCTTCCAATCAGATGCTGTCCGTAAATACAGAAACGGAAGAAACGAATCTGACCAATGTGGAGGGAAGCAATAATGTATTCGTAAATTTTGCAGTCTCTCCGGATGGAAATACGATGGTAGCAACCGGACAAATAACCGGCAAGCTTTTGGTTTTTGATATTTCTGATCCTGCCAATCCCGAGTTATCAAATAGCATAGATGTAAACGCAATGCCGTGGCATCCGGTCTATTCCCTCGATGGAAAGTACGTTTACTTTGGCAATAAAGGCGCCCATACAGTTACGGTCGTAGACATGGATACTCAAACAGTAGATGCTGTTATTGAAGGAAATGGACTTGCTCAACCACACGGAGCCGCACTTACTGCAGATGGTAAATATCTGTACGTCACTAATAATAATCTTGACGGCACCTACCAGCCAGAGGGCTCAGAAACTGAAAATCCAGTTGGTACAGTGACCGTGATCAATACTGAAACACGCACTATCGAGAAAGTCATTGAAGTGGGGAACTACCCATCCGGCATCGGTACAAATGCGTGGTAAATTATTTATGAATCAATTCAGATTACTAAAAGGACTCTTATTCATCACCATAATAGCTGGGTTTGTTACGGGTTGTGCTGCTTCAAAATCTACCGGCGACAAATCAGCATCCTCTAACTATACTCAGGATGTATATCCTTTTTCTGTTTTAGATACGGACGGAAATCAGATTGCTCATCCTTTTTTAGGAGGCTTCAATGCCCCTCGTCCACAGTTCGTAGATATTGATGGTGATTCAGATCCTGATTTATTTATACAGGAACATACCGACGACCTGATGTTTTATGAGCATCAGAATAGTGGTGATTCGCCTTTGAAATGGCAGACGAACAAATTCCAGAACCTTGATATCGGTGAGTGGTTTCGGTTTGTGGACATGGATCAGGATGGGGACTTTGATTTGCTTACAGAACAGCCTTACAGTTACATCCGGTATTATCGGAATGAGGGAAGCGCGACGAATCCTAAATTCATTCTTGCTGCTGATTCACTCCGCGATGTAAACGGCACCCCCATTTTTTCTGACCGACAGAATATCCCCAACGTCACCGATATCGATTGTGACCAAAAGCTGGATTTATTTATAGGAAAGCTGGAAGGGAATCTGGCCCGGTATGAGTCGGTAGGCAGAGATGAAAATGACATTCCACAGTTCGAGCTGGTGAGTAAAAAGTTTGAAGATATCGAAATTGTGAAGCAGTTTGGGACCATGCACGGTGCCAACACCATGGCTTTTATGGATATTGATGGCGATGGTGATCAGGATTTATTTTGGGGTGATTTTTTTGAGCCCGGCATTTTGTTGTTAGAAAATCAGGGTACCTGTAGAAATCCGGACTTTCAGGTTGAGCCACAATCTTTCCCACTTTCAAACCCGGTGTCAACCAGTGGTTATAATGCGCCTACGCTAGCTGACTGGGGACAAGATGGAGATGCTGATTTATTTCTGGGCGTTTTAGGCGGAGCTTATAATGCCAATGAAACGACTGCGGAGAATCTCTACTTTTTGGAACAAGAGAATGAGAAATTCAGTCTTCAATCCAAACAGTTTTTGGGGATGATTGATGTTGGAGATGAAAGCATTCCGGCAACAGGAGATATTGACGGAGACGGAGATCTTGACTTATTATTATCAAACAAAATTGATCCTGCCGATAGAAGCACATCCATCATTTACCAATTCGAAAATATTGGTACAACATCAGCGCCTGAATTTCAAAAGGCCGGCAGTTTAAATCTACCTAAAGGATATCACCTAGCTCCAGTTCTTGCTGATTTAGATAAC comes from Balneola sp. and encodes:
- a CDS encoding succinate--CoA ligase subunit alpha, translating into MSVLVGNDTRLIVQGFTGSEGSFHAGQMIEYGTNVVGGVTPGKGGQTHLDRPVFNTVAEAVKEVNANTSVIFVPPAFAGDAITEAAFAGIEVIICITEGIPVKDMIVAKQIVSSHGATLIGPNCPGVITPGEAKVGIMPGSIFTPGKVGLISRSGTLTYEAVDQLTKEGLGQSTAIGIGGDPVIGTTHLDAVKMLNDDPDTDSIVLIGEIGGTAEEEAAAWIKDNCQKPVVAFIAGSTAPPGRRMGHAGAIISGGKGTAQEKKKALAAAGITVVESPAEIGVTIKKMLETA
- a CDS encoding DNA-binding protein, which translates into the protein MSTDLANQIKNIRNQKGFSQELLAEKTELSLRTIQRVENAETEPRGDTLLRITEALEVTPDQLLEWNQVEDQSTLVVMSLSALGFLFTPILGVILPLVIWISRKDRVKKADMIGRKVINFQLTFTALIYLMQGLLFMIPILQLDIGFWLEGLFDYLNISPILFQPIIFGIPYLYNLGSIIINTFRIRAGDEVSFSPSVKLLK